From the Trifolium pratense cultivar HEN17-A07 linkage group LG4, ARS_RC_1.1, whole genome shotgun sequence genome, the window CTTAAGATTGATCAATCTGCACTCACTGGTGAGTCACTTCCAGTAACCAAGAACCCCGGTGACGAAGTCTTCTCTGGTTCCACCTGCAAACAAGGTGAGATTGAGGCCATTGTCATCGCCACTGGTGTCCATACCTTCTTTGGAAAGGCTGCTCACCTTGTTGATAGCACCAACAATGTTGGTCACTTCCAAAAGGtacatttgtattttttttatatactaaggtaaaatttgaccaaattacGTGTATTAAGAAAGTTGGTTGGCCAAATTACGCGTATAGGaagaaaaatttgtttataattcaTTTTAGAGGATAGTTTCTAGCAagtgtttattaatttaatttagttgATAACTTTGGACTACATGGACTAACTTTGGATATTAATTTGATTGGATTCGATTAGGTGTTGACATCAATTGGAAACTTCTGTATCTGCTCCATTGCAATTGGAATGTTGATTGAGATAGTTGTGATGTACCCCATCCAAGAAAGGCCATATAGAGAAGGTATTGACAATTTGTTGGTTCTTCTCATTGGAGGTATCCCGATTGCCATGCCAACGGTTTTGTCCGTGACAATGGCTATTGGTTCTCACCGTTTGTCTCAGCAAGGAGCTATCACCAAGAGGATGACAGCTATTGAGGAAATGGCTGGCATGGATGTTCTATGCAGTGACAAGACTGGAACTCTCACCCTTAACAAGCTCACTGTTGACAAAAACTTGATTGAGGTTAAATAACCAATCTAAATGTTTATAATGTGATAATAACCATTACaaaagttttctttttgttctgaTCAAGGTTGTTTGTAAATTTAGGTGTTCACCCCTGGTGTAGACAAGGACGGTCTTCTCTTGGCCGCTGCTAGGGCTTCTAGGGTTGAAAATCAGGATGCTATCGATGCTTCAATCGTTGCGATGTTGGGTGACCCCAAGGAGGTACTatgaattatgtttttttttaagttacatTTTAAAGACTCTAATACACTATCATTGGAAAATAATTTACACCGGCAATCCATCACAACTTGCCAACACATCGACCAACACTGCGTGATCTTTAATCTCTTTATATTGTTATTAGTTTGTGTTTAAAACTTAATAAGATGCATATAATACTAAGTTGCTTAATCTTGTCAATTGGGCTCTATTTGACATTCTAGGCAAGATCAGGAATCACTGAGGTGCATTTCTTGCCCTTCAATCCTGTGGGTAAGCGCACAGCTATTACCTACATTGATGATGAAGGAAATTGGCACAGGTGCAGCAAGGGTGCTCCTGAGCAAGTAAGGGATTCATTTAATCACCATGAAGTTGGAGTTGTTTAACTTAATACTGTAGTATAACACAACATATGATATCTGACTATAGTCATGCATCTTTTATTATATCAGATTATTGAACTTTGTGAACTCAAGGGACAAACTTTGAAAAAGGCTCACCAAGTCATTGACCAGTTTGCTGAGCGAGGTCTGCGCTCATTGGCTGTTTCTCGCCAGGTGAGTAAAGGGTCTAGTGGATCTGTATTTGGTACATTAAACGCGTCATGCAGTTTTCAATATCAGCCGTCTAATCGCAAATTAACGGTcgatttcattttcattttaaacTGATCTTGTTATTGCAAAATCTGAACCGTCGGATCTTAGATTAACGACGAGATCAAAAATTGCATGTAACTGCGGATCCTGGTCCATCTTGGGTCTAGTATCAATTTATCATGTGACATGAATAAAGACAGGCAATTATATGAAATATCTTACAAATGTTTGCTTTTGCACTTGGTTGATAGACTGTTTCAGCAAAGACCAAGGAGAGTGAAGGAGACGCATGGGAGTTTTTGGGTCTCATGCCACTCTTTGACCCTCCAAGGCATGACAGTGCTGAGACTATTCGACAAGCTCTTGACCTTGGTGTTAATGTTAAGATGATCACTGGTGACCAACTTGCCATTGGAAAAGAAACCGGTCGCAGACTTGGAATGGGAACCAACATGTATCCTTCATCATCTCTTCTTGGTGAAAACAAGGACCCTGATATTGCATCAATCTCAATTGATGAACTCATTGAGAAGGCTGATGGATTTGCCGGCGTCTTCCCtggtaattaattaatgacaTCAATATTCCGTAATCTAATCTTTCGAACTTTGTCCTTCAAGTTATAAAGTCAAACTCTTACTACTAACCTGACACATCATGTTTATGTGGTATATAATGCAGAACACAAGTATGAGATTGTGAAGAGGTTGCAAGATAGAAAACACATTTGCGGTATGACTGGCGATGGTGTGAATGATGCACCTGCATTAAAGAAAGCAGACATTGGTATTGCGGTTGCCGACGCAACTGATGCTGCAAGAAGTGCATCTGACATTGTTTTGACAGAGCCAGGACTAAGTGTGATTGTGAGTGCTGTGTTAACTAGCAGAGCCATCTTCCAAAGAATGAAGAACTATACAATCTATGCTGTTTCTATCACCATCCGTATCGTATTTGGATTCATGCTCGTTGCTTTGATATGGAAGTTTGATTTCTCACCTTTCATGGTCCTCATTATCGCCATCTTGAACGATGGAACCATCATGACCATCTCTAAGGATAGAGTGAAGCCATCACCAGTTCCTGATTCATGGAAACTAAAAGAAATCTTTGCCACCGGAATTATTCTTGGATCTTACATGGCCGTCATCACTGTCGTGTTCTTCTATTTAGTTCATGACACTGATTTCTTCACCGTAAGTTAACAGTTTGAAATCCAATACTCCCTATGTTCCAAAATAATTGTAGCATACAAACCAACCAATATAGAATTAATTATCAATGACATGACATGTTTCATCTTATTCTTTGTTTCAGAAAGTTTTTGGTGTTCATCCAATTTCAGACAGTAATGATCAACTTAACTCAGCTTTGTACCTTCAAGTGAGCATTATTAGTCAAGCACTCATCTTTGTGACAAGGTCAAGGAGTTGGTCTTATGTCGAACGCCCTGGCCTTTTGCTTCTCTTTGCCTTCTTTGCTGCACAGATGGTTAGTCTTACAATTCAACGACTAAAATGACGATTTActcatttgaaaaaaaaaatgttcctCTAAACAAAAAACTTGTGATGTGAAATTAATCTTAAATTATATGTGTGAATTATTGAACTTAGGTGGCAACTCTCATTGCTGTGTATGCACACTGGGGATTTGCTAGAATCAATGGAATTGGTTGGAGATGGGCTGGAGTAATCTGGATCTTCACCGTTGTTACTTACATTCCTCTCGACGTCCTCAAATTCATCATCCGTTTGGGATTGTCAGGCAGGGCCTGGGACAACATGATTGATAATAAGGTCTATATATAAAACATTCTTAAAATCACCAAATTTCGTATGTTTCATATTTCTTATGtatagcaccgacacttcaaattgaatatatgtatcTGGTATCTGATATGTGTTAGATAGTGTCGGACACTACATATTTTCAATAATTCGTGTCTTCGTGTCTATGTCAGTGCTTTGGAATTTAATCTTATACATGTCAATGCAATGATTTTGTGTTTGGCTTGATTGGTTTAGACTGCTTTCACAACAAAGAAGGACTACGGAAGAGGAGAAAGAGAGGCACAATGGGCTACGGCTCAACGAACACTCCATGGTCTCAAAGTTACAGAAACTAAGAGCAACACCAACCATCATGAACACTCTGAAATTGCTGAACAAGCCAAGAGACGTGCCGAGGCTGCCAGGttcattaatataaataaaatgcatcttattaatatgatatttaattttggaTTAGTAGTTTTAATTTTGAACAATATTTGCAGGCTGAAAGAGCTCCATACACTAAAGGGACATGTTGAATCTGTGGTGAAGTTGAAGGGTCTTGACATTGACACCATCCAACAACACTACACACTCTAAATGAATATACAAATATTCCTAGACTATTCTCAATCAATTATATAGAATATacatatattcatatatatGGGGGGTGTATTAGCATGGGCAAATGAAACGATGTATCTTGTACTTTACATTACCAAAATTTCCCTTAGCATAGAGGCGACATTTACAATGCTATAAAATACTATATATTGTAGCTGGTCATTTTTATACCAGTCAAaatcattgataaatataatattatatgggAAACAAATTTGcagtctttttttctttttttttagtattggTCTCggtttttcttatatttataacaGATGGCTTAATTGTTTATTTCTCACTCAGTCGATGAACTTCGTTGTCTCTCATGTGTTTAGAGAAGGAAATTTTTGTGCTGATAGCTTAGCTAATATAGGTCTCACATTAAATAGGCTTACTATTTGGAATGATGTACCTCTTGTGATTAAAGATAGTTTTGAGGCGAATAGACTTGGTAAACCCTTCTTTAGGGTGGTGCATATTTAGGGAGGTTTTGGCCTAGTCcccctcctttttttttgtaatctcTTTTTGCTTCTTCTATATTTTATGGTTTGAGGAGGTAGCTCTTTGCTTCTcctctttttattaaaaaaataataaaataaaatatttttttagttaattaactTTTTACAAATAATAAGTCCAATTTAAGACAGATTTCTACCTCAACCTGTTGGAACTGGATTGGAACGCCAGGTGGACTTAGATTCAGGAGTTGCCTCTATAGCCGAACACGAGGGAAAGATTGTTTATAAGGATACCGACAAGATCGTTTTATTTGCAAATGGGAATGCTCTAAGCATTCCATTAATTATATATCAACGTTGCTTATGTTTCTTTAGATGAGAACCAATGGTGTGTTTTCGGTATAAAAACTCTGGTAGTCTATCTTGGCACATCTTGTGCTGAGAagattttttgttaatatatatcattttagctttttcaaaaaaaataaggtTAATTGGTGGTAACTTTCATTTATtatagatagacgaaatgataaataattgaaaactcAAACACACAAAGCGGAGATACTATGGTTCAAACCTCGATCATGATgttcgacctaacaatttcgatattTATGTCGGATGATCTAAAATTCGTAagcaattatttcaattttttgggtCTAGTAGCGgggtggctagaaatttcaacttaaaggtgaataagtaaaTATGCAGGACTCGAACTCTGACtctgcataatatatgtgatatccctactaactgagttaagcttacaaagataattatttcaatttgaattaagAGAGTCAACAACagttttgaaatattcataaagtCAATAActtatttagtatttttttttttgtgaagtagCCCGATGACTATAAATTCTAGCCTTAATGTGGATAAATGAAATGACATGATTCGATCACGGCCTCctgcatatataaaatatccCTACCAACTAAACTAATCTCAATGgtagtttattaattaaatagtttattaagtaaaaaagaagaaaaatctaCCAGAAAACTTCCATTTTGTGGTCGGAACCTATTCCATTCCATTTTGTGACTGATATTTGAATTGTGAATACACATACACTTTGCCGCCATTGTGAATTGACTAACCCCGCAAATCCCCTTCCTCCATTTCATTCAAAAATAACCAAATCCCTAATTTCTCTGTTCtgttatcttcttcttcttcaatggaGCCTCCCAATCTAACTGATTACGAACGCAAGCGACTCGAAAACATTCGCCGCAACAATGAAATGATGGCCGCTCTCAAACTTCAATCCAAAGCCTCCCAACTCCGTACTACCAGGTAACTTTCTTCACTCCTCTATCTTTTTTACTTCAATTTTCAGTACCAAATGattcattatttttatgttatgtaATTTCAACCCTAATTTTTGCAATTCATAGGGTTAAACGCACTGTAAAACCCAAAACCGAAACCCCAATCCCAACTGTAACCAGAAGCTCACTTCGAACACGAGGTATTACACCCGATTCCAACGGTCTCCCTCGCAAAATCACTCGCAGAACCCCAATtgataaatttctcaattttGTTCAAACTTTGGATCACATTCCCATGAAAGATGCTTATAGAGGTATCGATGATTCCGACCGTTCTTTCATTGAATCACTTGTTGCTGTGTCCAACAACGAGTCCTCtgcaaaaaagaagaaaaagaagaagaaaattgagTCTTCACTTGATTTGGAATCTATGTCTTTGAATCCCGAAAATACAGTACGTGTTTTTCCTTCAAGGTTAGGAACAAAAGGCGGAGGGATATGTCAACTGCAATTTTTACCTTCCAGTGATGTTAAGATGGTAGTAGCGGGTTGCAAAGCCGGGGATATTGGGATTTGGAATGTTGGACAAAGCAATGTTTTTTCATACCATCCACATCATGCTTTCATTTCTGGGATCTCGGTTCACCCAAATTGCTTGTCAAAGGTGCGTCAATTCTCCAACAGTTACGGGCTTTGTTTGCATAAACGCTTAtcgtataagttatttttatagcaaaagataaaataacatGTTTGAGAAATAGCAGAATATTTTTATGCAGTGATAATTGATTTTAATGTGCAGATATACACAAGTTGTAATGATGGATTTGTTAGGATGATGGATGCCGAGAAGGAAATTTTCGATATGGTATATAATAGTAGGGATGATGATAGTATATTTGCTCTGTCACAACCAAAGAATGATGCAAACTGTTTATATATAGCTGAGGGTTCTGGGTGGTTGACTATTTTGGATAACAGGATAGGGAAATGTTCGTCTCCGTCTCATTTTTCTTTGCATAGAAGGAGGATTAATACAATAGATTTCAACCCTGAAAACCCTCACATTGCAGTTACTAGTTCAACTGATGGAACTGCATGTACATGGGATTTTAGATGTACTGGTGATAAGGGTAACCTCACAGCTTTGAAGACATTTACCTATGAAACGGTCTTGCAATCTGCCTACTTCTCTCCTTCTGGACGTAGCATTGCGATCACAAGGTATGAAGCACTTGTTCCATTGTTAGTGCTACTATTTTTCAATACTTTAAGTGAGGTACAATATGAGTATGGTTACTTGTGTGTCTAGTATTTATCATTATTTGCCAACTTCGGTTCTGCATAGTAACTTGATTccaaatatatgttttttatatttcaattgtaCTTGATTATAATCTCTTGATGATTTCAATCCTTGCTTTTATTTACCTGATTATGAATTTGATTGGATTAATATAATCTCTTGATGCAGCCGCGACAACACGATTGGCATACACAGCGGAGTTAACTTGGAGGATGCAGCTTTTGTTAATCATGAAAGTTTCCAAAAGCTTTCTATTAACAACAGGTGCGGTTTCTGGGAAAGTAACAAACCTTTGTTGAGTTTTTATGCCTCTCTTATGCCATCTACTGATCTTTGTCCCACTGTTTCCAATAATATTCACGGAATTTATTTGATTCAGAGCAAAAACAGTTGACATTTGTTATCTTGATTTTATGGTAGCAGGGCAATATGGGGTTGGGACGACTCATACCTCTTCGTTGGGAGCAACACAAGAGTTGAAGTTGTCTCAACAGCTCAAAAGGCAATCGTGAAGACTCTAGAGATCCCACTCAGATCTTCAAATCCACATATATTTGATGCTCATCCTTACGAGGTTGGGATGCTAGCAGGAGGTACGGCCGGAGGTCAGGTCTATATTTGGACATCGAGCTAAGACTTTTAGTGCTCGTTTGGATTTGCGGTACTACAGCACAAATTCTCAAGTCTCCATCTTGTATGAAGTTATGAGTACAAACTTTTGATTGGCCATGCATTTCTTGAATATCCCACCATGATTTTGTTTCCTGTATAATTGAAGTCCTAGCAGCCTTTAGACATGTTTGTTTGCTTGATCAACAAAATGTGTTTACTGAAGTTGTCCTAAATGACAGGGGTGGATTTCCAGCTGTAACAATGAGAAAGTTTGAGTTTCGTAAGTTTAAAAAGTTGTTAGTTTCCAGTTATATTAGTATAGCCATAACTACAGCTCCAAATGACACATGTTTCTCTGTTTGCCAAGCTAACTCTTTCACTAGTGTTGTCTTACCCACTCCACCCATCCCATACAACCCATTACCCCAATAATGAAGATGTTGGGATTCTTCAATTCCATCATAATCTCATTCAGCATTGATGTTCTGGAGTTCAGGGCCTCATAACCTCTACCAAAAGATGTAACTGTGACCTAGTTTTGGATACCAGCATGACCATAATGTACTCTAATCCAATTTTTGGTGCAGCAAAAGAAGTAGACTTATTTTCATGCTTCccaatatcaatcataatcccAAAATGGCAACTACTTTGAGAAGGTGAAGGATCAATGTTGGTAACAACAGATAAACCATTGAATTGACATGCATCTTTACGTTGATCAAATGTTTGATAATACATATTAAATGCATATGAAGCATTACCCTTTGTGTCTAAACCACTACAAGAAGAACCAGGAGCAAGTGATGTACAATCGGCATATGTACATGCTTTGCTCATACTTTGTGCAAAACTAGGATCCAAAACATTAGCTTGGGATTGAATAACACGCTATACCGTTTCATTACCACATTCTCATTTTCTACCGTTTCATTACCATAAACTGTAGAATTTCCGGCTGATGTGTCATTTGGAGCTGTAGTTAAATCCACTGGACATCAAGCCAAGACTTATAGTGCTCGTTTGGATTTGCGGTACTACAGCACAAATTCTTGAGTCCCCATCTTGTATGAAGTTATAAATACAAACTTTTGTTTGCTGCATAATTGAAGTTCTAGCAGCCTTTAGACATGTTTGTTTGCTGAATCAACAAAATGTGTTTACTGAAGTTGTCCTAAATGACAAGGATGGATTTCTTGCTGTAACAGCGAGAAAGTTTGTTTTGTAAGGTACTATTGTACTGTCTATGCGTTTGGGACCCTGTTTGGGGtggttttaaatttttgttttttggttttgaaaATAAAACCTCTTCGGATAAAATTGagtttatttagttttttacttattttcaaaacaatttttttctaaaactcAACCAAAAAATAGGTTTATTGTTGAGTTGttggtttctatttttatgttaaCTCATCATCCTTTACTACTCATTCTTCTTTCTCCCTTCTGAAGAATATTTACTTGGGCATAAccccaaataaaatttatttggcCACACACacataagcaaaaaataattaaaagaaaaaatggacTAAAtgatattaaatgatttttttttttactaaaaatgataTTAAATGATAATGActatattgtttttgttttgattattttcatttgagtgtgccaaaatgattttcttttgtAGTGTGTTTATGTGATGCTCCTCTCTTCCTTACCACACCATCCCAATGGAATTGatgtttttattatatgtagaattttttgtattaaatattttatagtgACAAATATTCTTTGTTGTTGAAAAGAATGACACAATTTTatgttaaattaaatttgttccATAGTTTCGATGTTGGACCATCCACGGTAGTTGGTCCGCAATAGTCAATGGAAACTGATTTGTGAAGATTAACACAAGATATAAATATATCTTTGAATTGTATTGGAACTGGTAAATGAAGGAAACAGAATTCACTGACTAGCTTCGATAATACATGGAACTGCAGAAGACAGTTCCTGACAGTTACGCAACTCTGGTCGGAATTTGTGAGACTGTCCTCTCCCTAACACAATACACAGGTTGTTTCTTTATTCAACTTATTTAATTGCAATACAACATCATAATACTAATCTGAATATAATTTGTGTAACAACCAAAAGGTTGTTTCTTCAAAACACAGGGGAATCAAGTGCATTAAGGTGGTTGGAGATCTTTTCTGTAACGTACAGAAACAAGAAGGCCATTGATGACTTAGGTGGTTGATATGTTCACTAATGAAAACCAGCTCAATGACAAACaggtgatgatgatgttgatgccTATATAATTCGTTGTATTAAAGAATTTAATAAATGAGAAAGATATATGCAGAGGCAGCTTTGGCATCTATATGTTAGACAAGTTCATGCAGATCGAGTCAAAGCTGTCAAGGTTTAACATGACTTCTAGATACTGAAAATTAGAAGATAATTTACAATGTATTCATCTGTTTTCTTCGATAAATCTTTGTAGTGGTATGTTATACTAACTGATATATCAATGAGAAAatggattaataaaaaaaaaaaatagatcaatCAAAGTTGTGTCAATACAAATTACAATAAACCCAAAGAAATAAATGGATAACTAACAATCATTGAAACAATGACGAGACTGTAAAATCAGATACACAGTGTAAACCAAAGGAAATTGTTTCTGATTTATATATTGAGCAGAATTTTCTGACAAGAAGTTGCGAATCTTATTTTCCACAACAAAGCACATTATGAGAACTTTTGGAGCAGCTCAaacaaaatgagaaaaaaattgtgtaataaGCAAGTGATTCCTGCACATAGATACTTCCACTGCAGAGCATGACACACATTTATATGTTGGTTTCCCTCGCTCAAAATATGTTCCAACAACTGTGTAATAAACAAGTGATTCCTGCACATAGAAACTAAAATGAGAAAACAATATGGGGTCATAAGGACATGCAGGGAAGAGAGAAAACTAACACACCTCTTCATACATTCTTCAACCAATGGTTCAATTGGAATAAGATAATGAACTCAAAGTATTCATTCACACCTAACAACTAGAGCAGAATTTGCTCTCCATCCAGCTCTCATTCTTAGGAACGGGTTCTGACGAATTCAACAAAAGCCTGAAAAACACTCCGTAATGAGAATATATAACAATGTTTTGAATGAAAAACACAGTCAATTGAGAACTTGAAATCCAAAGATGTGTATTCAAAAGACAAACAAGAAGCTTCAGAAAAATGTTCTGACTAGTAATTACAGTCAGTCATCAAAATTATGAAGAACCATAGTATAAGAGATTGTTAAGAAACATAATCAAAAGAAAGATGAAGGAAGAATATAGAGAGGGTACCAGTTCAGGTGGAAACAACATCTCTGCTT encodes:
- the LOC123919631 gene encoding WD repeat-containing protein 76-like, which produces MEPPNLTDYERKRLENIRRNNEMMAALKLQSKASQLRTTRVKRTVKPKTETPIPTVTRSSLRTRGITPDSNGLPRKITRRTPIDKFLNFVQTLDHIPMKDAYRGIDDSDRSFIESLVAVSNNESSAKKKKKKKKIESSLDLESMSLNPENTVRVFPSRLGTKGGGICQLQFLPSSDVKMVVAGCKAGDIGIWNVGQSNVFSYHPHHAFISGISVHPNCLSKIYTSCNDGFVRMMDAEKEIFDMVYNSRDDDSIFALSQPKNDANCLYIAEGSGWLTILDNRIGKCSSPSHFSLHRRRINTIDFNPENPHIAVTSSTDGTACTWDFRCTGDKGNLTALKTFTYETVLQSAYFSPSGRSIAITSRDNTIGIHSGVNLEDAAFVNHESFQKLSINNRAIWGWDDSYLFVGSNTRVEVVSTAQKAIVKTLEIPLRSSNPHIFDAHPYEVGMLAGGTAGGQVYIWTSS
- the LOC123919630 gene encoding ATPase 8, plasma membrane-type-like, which codes for MSSDNLFEDLKKENVDLENIPIEEVFVQLKCSREGLTSAEGESRLQIFGPNKLEEKTESKFLKFLGFMWNPLSWVMEAAAIMAIALANGGGKPADWQDFVGIVVLLIINSTISFIEENNAGNAAAALMAGLAPKTKVLRDGKWTEQEAAILVPGDLVSIKLGDIVPADARLLEGDPLKIDQSALTGESLPVTKNPGDEVFSGSTCKQGEIEAIVIATGVHTFFGKAAHLVDSTNNVGHFQKVLTSIGNFCICSIAIGMLIEIVVMYPIQERPYREGIDNLLVLLIGGIPIAMPTVLSVTMAIGSHRLSQQGAITKRMTAIEEMAGMDVLCSDKTGTLTLNKLTVDKNLIEVFTPGVDKDGLLLAAARASRVENQDAIDASIVAMLGDPKEARSGITEVHFLPFNPVGKRTAITYIDDEGNWHRCSKGAPEQIIELCELKGQTLKKAHQVIDQFAERGLRSLAVSRQTVSAKTKESEGDAWEFLGLMPLFDPPRHDSAETIRQALDLGVNVKMITGDQLAIGKETGRRLGMGTNMYPSSSLLGENKDPDIASISIDELIEKADGFAGVFPEHKYEIVKRLQDRKHICGMTGDGVNDAPALKKADIGIAVADATDAARSASDIVLTEPGLSVIVSAVLTSRAIFQRMKNYTIYAVSITIRIVFGFMLVALIWKFDFSPFMVLIIAILNDGTIMTISKDRVKPSPVPDSWKLKEIFATGIILGSYMAVITVVFFYLVHDTDFFTKVFGVHPISDSNDQLNSALYLQVSIISQALIFVTRSRSWSYVERPGLLLLFAFFAAQMVATLIAVYAHWGFARINGIGWRWAGVIWIFTVVTYIPLDVLKFIIRLGLSGRAWDNMIDNKTAFTTKKDYGRGEREAQWATAQRTLHGLKVTETKSNTNHHEHSEIAEQAKRRAEAARLKELHTLKGHVESVVKLKGLDIDTIQQHYTL